Genomic window (Streptomyces yatensis):
TGGAGGGGACGGACCTGGAGGAGCAGGCGGAGGACGGGCAGAAACAGTCGGTCCTGCTGGGCTTCCTGAACCGGTGGCGGCGGGCCCGCTAAGCGCTCCGCTGGAAGTGTCGCGATGCGTCGTCGGCCGACCGCGGCGCCGTCGTGGCTGGTCGCGCAGTTCCCCGCGCCCCTTCGGGGCGCTGCCCGAACCGTAGCGGACTTCCTCTGACCTGCTTAGGCCCGGTCCGGGTGGCTCACAGGTTCCGCACGCCCCGGGGAGCTGAAATGATCGCCGCATTGGGTTCACGGTCGTTAACCGGGAGAGTGCGTGATGAGTGAGCAGCGGTACGGGGAGTGGGTCGCGGTCCGCAGGGACGGCTTCGTGGCCGAGCTGGTGCTGGACCGGCCCAAGGCCATGAACGCCGTCTCCTCCGAGATGGCGCGCTGCATCACGGCGGCCTGCGCGGCCCTGTCCGAGGACCGTGACGTGCGGGCCGTCGTGCTGACCTCGACCCATGAGCGGGCCTTCTGCGTGGGCGCGGACCTCAAGGAGCGCAACTCGCTCTCCGACGCCGAGATGCAGCGGCACCGGCCGGTCTCCCGCGCCGCCTACACCGGGGTGCTGGAGCTGCCGATGCCCGCCATCGCCGCGGTGCACGGCTTCGCGCTGGGCGGCGGTTTCGAGCTGGCCCTGTCCTGCGACGTGATCGTCGCGGACCCCACCGCCGTGGTGGGGCTGCCGGAGGTGTCGGTCGGGGTGATCCCGGGCGGCGGCGGCACCCAGCTGCTGCCGCGCCGGGTGGGCGCCGCGCGCGCCGCCGAGCTGATCTTCTCCGCCCGCCGGGTGGCCGCCGCGGAGGCCCATGAGCTGGGCCTGGTGGACCGGCTGGCGGCGGAGGGCGAGGACCGGGCCGAGGCGCTGGAGCTGGCCCGCGGCATCGCCGCCAACTCCCCGGTGGGCCTGCGGGCCGCCAAGAAGGCGCTGCGGCTGGGGCAGGGGCTGGATCTGCGGGCCGGTCTGGAGGTCGAGGACGCGGCGTGGCGGACGGTGGCCTTCTCCGGCGACCGGGCGGAGGGTGTTGCCGCGTTCAACGAGAAGCGGTCGCCGAACTGGCCGGGGGAGTGAGCGGCGGGTCGGCCGGGCGGCCCTGTCTGGCTGGGCGGGCCGGGGAGGCCGGTCTGGCCGGGCGGGCCGGGGGCTGAGAAGCACCTCTGCCGTCCGTCGGACCGGCTGGGCTGGCCCGGGGGAGAGAAGCACGTCCGCCGTCCGTCGGACCGGCTGGGCTGGCCGGGGGTGAGAAGCACGTTCACCGTCCGTCGGACCGGCCTGTGCCGGGGGAGTAGGGGGCCGGGGGAGTAGGGATCCCGGACCGGGGAAGCTGACCGGATCCGGGGAGTGGCCCCGGCCCGGGGAGCGCGCGGTCACCGGGGGTGACCGTTCGCTCGGATACCCGGGGTGAACGGCCCGCAGCGGATTGTTCTCGACGTTCTTACGCTGGAGAGCAGAGCGAACGATGCATGGCCGTGAGGAATGCGAGGCCGTCGTGACGGACAACGGGGAGATCGGCGGACGGCCCGTCGGGGTCGATGGACGATTGCGGGCCGTCGTGGGGCTCGCCCAGGGGATGGCGGCGGCGCACACCCCGCAGGAGTCGGTGGGTGCGGCGGCCGAGGCGGCCCGCCGGGCCCTCGACGGCGGCTTCGCGGCGATCTCGGTGTGGGAGCGTGCGCGGGGGCGGCTGCGGGTGCTGGTCAACGTGGGTGAGCTGATGGCGGGCGAGGAGCCGCTGCCGGAGGACGAGTCGTATCCGGTGCACGACTTCCCGGAGATCGCCGAGTTCCTGCATGAGCACTGGGCCGCGGGCGGGGAGCCGCACGCCTGGGTCGAGACCGCCGACGGCGTACGTCCCGGCGCGGCCCCGCCCGGCCGTCAGGGCGCGCCCCCCAGCGGTAGCTGGGGGAGGGTGGCCGCCCTGCGGCGGCGCGGCCGGGGCAGCTGTGTGGTGGCCCCGATCGTGCTGCACGGGCGGGCGTGGGGCGAGCTGTATGTGGCCCGGGCGGCCGGACGTCCCGTCTTCGACCGCGACGACGCCGACTTCGCGACCGTGCTGGCCTCGGTGACCGCCGCCGGGCTGGCCCAGACCGAACGCCTGGAGGAGGCCCGCCGCCTCGCCTTCACCGATCCGCTGACCGGCCTCGGCAACCGCCGCGCGGTGGACATACGGCTGGACGAGGCGCTGGAGGCGTACCACGCGGACGGCACCGTGGTGAGCCTGGTGGTCTGCGATCTCAACGGCCTCAAGCGGGTCAACGACACGCTGGGCCATGCGGTGGGCGATCGCCTGCTGGAACGGTTTGGCTCGCTGCTCTCGCTGTGCGGCGCGATGCTGCCCGGGGCGCTGGTGGCCCGGCTGGGCGGCGACGAGTTCTGCCTGTTGGGGGTCGGGCCCCCGGCGGACGAGGTGGTGCGGGTGGCGGATGAGCTGTGCCGGCGGGCCGCCGAGCTGGAGATGGGGGAGGGGGTTGCCTGCGGGATCGCTTCCACGGGCGATCCGATCGGGCCGGTGCCGTCGGCCCGCCGCCTCTTCCGCTTGGCGGACGCGGCGCAGTATCGGGCGAAGGCGGCGCGGTCGCTCAAGCCGGTGGTGGCGGGGCGGGATGGGGGTACGGAGGATTCGGTGATCCGCCTGGCCGATACGTCTGCTGCGCACCCGCCGGAGCGGCGCCGCTTCCGGGGCCGCCGCTAGGGCGCACATGGCGCGCTCCGTTCCCCCACCCCGGGCGGGGCTCGCCCGGGACCCCGATGGGGCTCCGCCCCGGCCCCGGCGTACGCGCGAGACGCGTTTCGTTCCCCACCCCGCCCCTTCCCGTAACCGGGGCTCCGCCCCGGACCCGCTCCTCAAACGCCGGAGGGGCTGGAAGACGGGGCGCCGCGCCCCCTCGGATCCAACGAGCCGCCCCCTCGGGACCGACGGGCTGAGCCCCCAACTCTCAGCCCCTCCGGCGATTGAGGAGCGGGGTCCGGGGCGGAGGCCCCCTTCGGGAAGGGTCGGACCCCGGTTCGGGGAGGGTTGGCGGGGTGACAGGGTGCGATTCACTCTCTAGGGTGCCTGAATATGGATATGCACTCTGTGGTCGTGGGGACGTCCGGAACGACCGCCGACGATGTCATCGCCGTGGCACGCGGCGCAGCGCGCGTCGAGGTCTCCGAGGCGGCGCTCGAGGCCGTCGCGGCCTCGCGGCAGGTGATCGACGATCTCGCCGCCAAGCCCGAGCCCGTCTACGGCGTCTCCACCGGCTTCGGCGCGCTCGCCGTACGTCACATCAGCCCCGAGCTCCGCGCCCAGCTGCAGCGCAACATCGTCCGTTCGCACGCCGCCGGCATGGGCGCGCGGGTCGAGCGCGAGGTGGTGCGGGCGCTGATGTTCCTGCGGCTGAAGACGCTCGCGTCCGGCCGTACCGGGGTCCGGCCCGTCGTGGTCGGGACGATGGCCGCGCTCCTCAACGCGGGGATCACCCCCGTGGTGCACGAATACGGTTCGCTGGGCTGCTCCGGGGACCTCGCGCCGCTGTCCCACTGCGCGCTGACCCTGATGGGCGAGGGCGAGGCCGAGGGTCCGGACGGGGTGGTGCGCCCGGCCGGCGAGCTGCTGGCCGAGCACGGTATCGAGCCGGTCGAGCTCCGCGAGAAGGAGGGGCTCGCGCTGCTCAACGGCACGGACGGGATGCTCGGCATGTTGATCATGGCCTGCGCCGATCTCGCCCGGCTGTTCACCGTCGCCGATGTGACCGCCGCCCTCTCGCTGGAAGCGCTGCTCGGCACCGACCGCGTCCTCGCACCCGAGCTCCACGCCATCCGCCCCCACCCGGGGCAGGCCGCCAGCGCCGCCAACATGCTGCGGGTGCTGGAGGGTTCGGGGCTCACCGGGCACCACCAGGACGACGCGCCGCGCGTCCAGGACGCGTACTCGATCCGCTGCGCCCCGCAGGTCGCGGGCGCGGGCCGGGACACCCTCGCGCACGCCCGGCTGGTCGCCGACCGCGAGCTGGCCTCCGCGGTGGACAACCCCGTCGTCCTGCCGGACGGTCGGGTGGAGTCCAACGGCAACTTCCACGGCGCCCCCGTGGCGTACGTCCTGGACTTCCTCGCCATCGCGGCGGCCGACCTCGCCTCGATCGCCGAGCGCCGCACCGACCGGCTGCTGGACAAGAACCGCTCCCACGGCCTGCCGCCCTTCCTGGCCGGCGACCCGGGCGTGGACTCGGGGCTGATGATCGCCCAGTACACCCAGGCGGCGCTGGTCAGCGAGATGAAGCGGCTGGCGGTGCCCGCCTCGGTCGACTCCATCCCGTCCTCCGCGATGCAGGAGGACCATGTCTCGATGGGCTGGTCGGCGGCGCGCAAGCTGCGTACGGCGGTGGACAACCTGGCCCGTGTCCTGGCCGTCGAGCTGGTCGCCGCCACCCGCGGCGTCGAGCTGCGCGAGGGGCTGGAGCCCGCGCCCGCGAGCCGGGCGGTGCTGGCGGCGGTGCGCCGGGCGGGCGTCGAGGGGCCGGGCGGGGACCGCTATCTGGCGCCCGACTTGGCGGCGGCGGACGCGTTCGTACGATCCGGAAAGCTGATCGAGGCCGTGGAGTCGGTGACGGGCCACCTGGACTGAACCGGCCGCGTGGACGGCTGAGGCTATGTGGACGGCTGAGGCCGCGTGGACGGCTGAGGCCGCGTGGACGGAAGAGGCCGCGTGGATTGAGCGGTCCGCCCGGGCCGAACGCGCCGCGTCCGCGGCGTCAGTACGCCTCCGGGCGGGTCCGCCGCACGGAGGCCGTCACCATCGCGACGCCCAGGCCCAGAAAGGCCGTGCCGCCGAAGAGATACGGGGTGACGTCCACACTGCCGGTGTCGGCCAGATCCCCGTCGGGCACGGCCTCGGTCCTGGGCCCCGAGCCCGGCGATCCGGGCGAGGTCTGCGAGGACGCCGATGACGACCCCGGGTCCTCCACCGTCGCGTTGGCGGACGGAACGAACCACAGGGCGCACAGCAGCGAACCGGCAGCGGCGGCCGTCAGCAGCGGTCGGCGTGCGGACAACGGCATCCTCCTTGAGGCTGCGGCAAATTGACCCCGTGCGCCGATCGTAGTGACAACTGCGGGTCGTGCGGAAGCGAGACGGGTAGGACCCCTAACCTCCGTCGCATGACGAGTACCGAGACATCCCGGTTTGTCCGGCTTCGCGTGGAGCTCGTGGTGGAGATCACCGATCCGGACGAGCTGCGGCGCGCGACGTACGAGCGGATCGACGGCGATGAGTCCCTGGCCGCGGAGGAACGGGGACACGCCCGCCGCATGGTGGAGTCGGACGAGGCCGAGGCGCTGGCGTATCTGGTCGATCCGTTCGAAATGGTGGAGGAGGTGCCGGGGGTCGAACTGGCCCAGGCGTCCTGGAGCAGCGAGCACATCGACTACGATCCTCGCGCCGCCGAGTGGTCCGGGGCCTTCGCCGAGCTGGACGAGGACGATGAGGACGACTGAGGACGACTGATGACGACTGAGGACGGCTGAGGGCGGCTGAGGAGCCGGGTGGCGGCGCCCACGGCGGCCCTCGGGGCGGCGCACACGGCGGCTCAGGGCGGCATCGAGGGGGCTCAGGGCGGCGAAGACGGGGCGAAGACGGGGCCGAAGACGGCTGAGCCGTACGAGTCCGGGTGCCGACGGGTCTTAGGCTTGTCCGGTGTCTTTGCTAAGTGGCCTTGCGCACAGTTTTACTGTGCGTGGAACCGGCCAAAAGGTACAGGCGTTCTTTTCAGGCAGGTCCGGGGTTTCTGGGGTCCAGATCAAGATCCAGGTCAAATGGAGAAGCGTGTGATGACGGACGGCAAGCGCCGTAAGGGGCTGGTGGCCGCG
Coding sequences:
- a CDS encoding enoyl-CoA hydratase/isomerase family protein, which translates into the protein MSEQRYGEWVAVRRDGFVAELVLDRPKAMNAVSSEMARCITAACAALSEDRDVRAVVLTSTHERAFCVGADLKERNSLSDAEMQRHRPVSRAAYTGVLELPMPAIAAVHGFALGGGFELALSCDVIVADPTAVVGLPEVSVGVIPGGGGTQLLPRRVGAARAAELIFSARRVAAAEAHELGLVDRLAAEGEDRAEALELARGIAANSPVGLRAAKKALRLGQGLDLRAGLEVEDAAWRTVAFSGDRAEGVAAFNEKRSPNWPGE
- a CDS encoding GGDEF domain-containing protein: MAAAHTPQESVGAAAEAARRALDGGFAAISVWERARGRLRVLVNVGELMAGEEPLPEDESYPVHDFPEIAEFLHEHWAAGGEPHAWVETADGVRPGAAPPGRQGAPPSGSWGRVAALRRRGRGSCVVAPIVLHGRAWGELYVARAAGRPVFDRDDADFATVLASVTAAGLAQTERLEEARRLAFTDPLTGLGNRRAVDIRLDEALEAYHADGTVVSLVVCDLNGLKRVNDTLGHAVGDRLLERFGSLLSLCGAMLPGALVARLGGDEFCLLGVGPPADEVVRVADELCRRAAELEMGEGVACGIASTGDPIGPVPSARRLFRLADAAQYRAKAARSLKPVVAGRDGGTEDSVIRLADTSAAHPPERRRFRGRR
- the hutH gene encoding histidine ammonia-lyase, whose product is MDMHSVVVGTSGTTADDVIAVARGAARVEVSEAALEAVAASRQVIDDLAAKPEPVYGVSTGFGALAVRHISPELRAQLQRNIVRSHAAGMGARVEREVVRALMFLRLKTLASGRTGVRPVVVGTMAALLNAGITPVVHEYGSLGCSGDLAPLSHCALTLMGEGEAEGPDGVVRPAGELLAEHGIEPVELREKEGLALLNGTDGMLGMLIMACADLARLFTVADVTAALSLEALLGTDRVLAPELHAIRPHPGQAASAANMLRVLEGSGLTGHHQDDAPRVQDAYSIRCAPQVAGAGRDTLAHARLVADRELASAVDNPVVLPDGRVESNGNFHGAPVAYVLDFLAIAAADLASIAERRTDRLLDKNRSHGLPPFLAGDPGVDSGLMIAQYTQAALVSEMKRLAVPASVDSIPSSAMQEDHVSMGWSAARKLRTAVDNLARVLAVELVAATRGVELREGLEPAPASRAVLAAVRRAGVEGPGGDRYLAPDLAAADAFVRSGKLIEAVESVTGHLD